The Sneathiella sp. P13V-1 nucleotide sequence AAGTGCAACAGGTTATGGCGGACTGTCTGAACAAACCTCATGCGCCCCCTAAATCAAAGCGCCTGATTACCCAGGCGCAAAGCTCAGTTGCGGATCTGATCGGCGCCAAATCCGACGAGATTATTTTCACCTCAGGGGCGACAGAAGCAAATAACCTGGCGATCTTGGGTAGCTGCTCCGGACAAACGCCAAAAACAATCCTGACCACAGCTATTGAGCACAGTTCAGTCCTTGCCCCTATAAGGCAGCTAGAGAAATCCGGTTTCAATATTGAATTCCTGAGATTGAACTCAAACGGCACGGTCGACCTAGACGCATTGGCAACAAAGTTGAAGCAACCGAATGTGGCTCTCATATCCATTCAAGGGGCTAATAACGAACTTCCCATCAGGCAACCGATTGAACACATCGCCCAGATGACCAAAAAAGCAGGTTCCCTTTTTCACGTGGATGCCTCCCAATCCATAATTGGCCAGCATTTAGACGTCAGTCAATTTCCTGTTGATATGGTCAGCTTGTCTTCACAGAAGATCTATGGCCCACAAGGTATTGGCGCGCTGTTTGTAAGACGAAATGTAAATCTTCGTCCTTTGATGTTCGGCGGGGAACAACAATATGGATTGCGCCCGGGAACAATGCCTTTGTTTCTGATATTGGGGTTTGCAAAGGCTTGTGAGCTCGCAAAAGAAAACGCGCTGTCCGACAAAGCCCATCTCAATATGTTGAAAGAAGAGTTTGTCACAATTTTGAGTAAGACAACAAATCGCTTCGCACTACATTCCGGTAGTCCCAACTCCGGGAACCCCTCCTTAATCAGCATTCATATGGATGGCGTTCAAGCAGAAGAGATATTGGATCGCCTGCCGGAGCTTACCATATCTACAGGCGCCGCGTGTGAACGTGAACAGGGACGCCCCTCTCACGTTCTTAACGCTCTCGGCTACGATGCAATCATCGCCGCAGAGACACTCCGCATCGGCATGGGGCGTTATGTCACAAGGCAGGACGCCCATTACGCTGCTAATATGATTGCCAGCTTATTGAAGTGATGGATGGAAAGTAATGTATCCCCGTGACCCAGAAACCGGGCGTTTGATCCGCCCGATCAGAATTCCCAATGACCAAATTGTCACCATGGTAGATCGGTTCTATGAGAAGGTGCGGGCGCATTCCGAACTTGGCCCCATTTTCAATAACACCATTGGGGACAAATGGGACCATCATTTGCCTAAGATGTATAGCTTCTGGTCCTCTGTGCTAAATAGCAGCGGTACTTACTCGGGCAATCCAATGGCAGCCCATATTACTTTGAAAGAAAAGGTCGTCCCCCCGAACTTCGGGCAATGGCTGACCCTCTTCAAAGAAACATTGGATGAATTGTTCGTCCCTGAGGATGTAGAGTTCATCTATGGCAAGGCATCAAATATCGCCCAAAGCCTCTCCCTTGGCATGTTCTACAATCCCGCCAGCCCGCATCATATTCCACCGGAAGCTTCCTGAAAAATCGGATCATTCTGAAAATGTTTTTTCAGATGATCCAGTGTCACTCGAACCTTCGGCGGCGTAATATGACCTTGTGGATAGAGTGCTGAGATGGCCACATTCTTTGGATGTAACTCTGGCAACACATGGACAAGTTTTCCTGATCTCAGCTCGCTCTGAATCTCCCAGACTGACTTTAGGGCAATTCCCTGTCCCTCCAGCGCCCATTGCCTAAGCACGTCTCCATTATTGCTATCCAGACTGCCTTTGACACTAAACTTTTGGACCTTTTCTTCACCTTCAAAGATCCATTGGAATTGAGTTGAGCCAGGAAAGCGCAAGAGCAAGCAACTATGCTCAAGCAAATCTTCCGATTTCTGAGGCGTGCCATATTGTTTTAGATATTCAGGAGACGCACATAAAATCCTTGGGCAGTTGGCTAGATGAATGGATTTTAACGAGCTATCTTTGAGCGGGGCGATCCGAACGGCGATATCAACACCTTCGCCGACGATATCTACAATCTCATCTGTCAGCGACAAGCGTATTTCCAATTCTGGATATAGCGCCTGAAGTGCGGGCAAGATTGGCGCAACATGACGGCGCCCCAACACGGTTGGAGCCGTAATCTTGACAGAACCAGAAGGATTTAATCTCCGGGACGATAGGTGCGTTTCCGCCGCCTCCACCTGACGAAGAATGCTTTTGCACTCCTCATAATACTGAAGTGCTTCATCTGTTGGCGTAACTTGACGCGTGGTGCGATTAAGAAGGCGCACACCCAGATGCTTTTCCAAATTTGCAACTCGGGCGCTCACAACAGCTGTGGTAAGTCGCAGTTCCCTGCCCGCTTTTGAAAACCCGTTATGTTCAACAACAGCTACAAAAGCTGTCATATCTTTGAAACTTGCCATTTTATTATCAAAATATTTTTGAAAGTGTGTTCTTTTTATATATCTTTTTCACAAGAATAAAATCCCGTAAACTGCGAAATTCCAATTTTGGGAGAGTGAGAGGTTAAGGAGCGGGGAAGATGGGCTTTGATTTTATGGAATGGCTTCAGCTGGGAATACGTTGGATCCATATCATTACAGGCATCGCATGGATTGGTGCGTCTTTTTACTTTATTTGGCTGGATATGAATCTGGTGCCACCGAAACAAGGTGGTCAGAAAGATAAAGACGGTGTGGGTGGTGAACTTTGGGCCATCCATGGTGGCGGTTTTTATGAAGTTCAAAAATATCGCGTTGCCCCTCCCGCTTTCCCCGATCATCTGCATTGGTTCAAATACGAGGCCTATTTCACCTGGATCAGCGGCTTTGCGCTGCTTGCCGTTCTCTATTATTTTGGGGCGGAAATTTACCTGATCGATAAATCCGTTGCAGATATTTCAACGGATACTGCAATCCTGATCGGCATTGGCTCGCTTGTTGGTGGCTGGGTGGTCTATGACCTCCTCTGCAGAACCCCATTGATCAAGCACCAAGGGGTATTTGGCCTTGTTCTGTTCGTGTTGCTGACTTTGGCGGCATGGGGATTGTCTCACGTCTTCAGCGGACGAGGCGCCTATATTCATGTCGGTGCCATTATTGGCACGATTATGGCCGCCAATGTGTTGATGATTATTATGCCGGGCCAACGTGCTTTGGTGTCCGCTGTTGAAAAAGGGGAGCAGCCAGATCCGGCACCGGGCATTAAGGCCAAGCAGCGCTCTTTGCATAATAACTACTTCACTCTTCCTGTTCTGTTTATCATGATCAGCAACCACTATCCTGGCACCTTTGGTCATGAGTACGGATGGCTGGTATTAGCGGGCCTTGCCCTTGTCGGCATTCTGGTCCGTCACTTCTTCAATATGAAAAACCAAGGCCGTGCGAAACAAGGGTTTGTGCTTCTCCCCATCTCTTTTGTCCTGTTCTTCGTCATCGCCTATATGGCAAGTCCAAACAAGGAAGTTGACACATCAGGACCAAAAGTTGGCTTCAATCAAGTCTTTCAAATCATGCAGGATAGATGTGTAAGTTGTCATTCAGCCAATCCCAGCAATGAAGATTTCCGCCCTGCCCCTAAAGGGGTGAAACTGGATACGGCTGAGGAAATCTTGAGAGAGGTAAGACGTATTAGGCAGCAGGTTGTGGATACCGATGCCATGCCACTTGGCAATATTACCGAGATGACCGAAGAAGAAAGAAAACTTCTAGGTCAATGGATCGCTCAAGGCGCTGGTAAAGACTAACATCAAATCAAGGGCCGCTATACAACCAGCGGCCCTTGTTCTATAAGCCTGATATGGAAAATGATTTAAAATTAATGCAGGCGATAGGCGGGGCGGGGCATGGCGGCGCTGAGAACTTCTTTGTAAATCTCACTCTCGCCTTTGAACGCAATCAACTTAGCCAGAAAGTAGTGACACGCCCTAACGAGGTCCGAGATAGGTTGCTAGCAGAGGGCAACGTAGATGTTCACCACGCCAAATTTGGCGGGATGCTTGATTTTAGCACAAAAAGAACGCTTCAAAAAATCGCCGATGATTATCAGCCTGACATTTTCCTGAGCTGGATGAGCCGTGCAGCCTCCCTCACTCCAAAAGGCCCTTTTCCCAAGGTCGCGCGGATGGGGGGATATTACAAGCTCAAGTATTTTCAAAAATGCGACCATATGGTGGGGATAACTCAGCATCTATGCGATTATATGGTCGAGCAGGGCTGGCCCGCAGATAAAGTTCATTATATCCCCAATTTTATCAACTGGTCTCCTTCCCCTGCGATCAGCCGCGCCGAATTTGATACTCCAAACGATGTTCCGCTTCTCTTATGCCTTGGCAGACTTCATCAGGTAAAGGGTCTGGACACTGCCATTCGTGCCCTTGCAAAGGTTCCGGACGCCCACCTCTGGATAGCAGGTGATGGCCCTTTAAAAGAGGAACTCAAGAAGCTCTCAGAAGATCTATCCCTTACTAATCGTATTCGCTTCCTTGGGTGGCGCACTGATAAAGAAGCATTACTTGCAACTGCTGACATTGTGGTTTTCCCGTCCCGGCAGGAAGGGTTTGGGAACGTCATCCTGGAAGCCTGGGCTTCGAAAACACCAATGGTTGCAACCGCTGCCCAAGGGCCCGCGGCTTACATCAAACAAGGCGAAACCGGTATGATCGGTGAAATTGATAACGTGAAGGAACTGGCGACAAACCTGACTGCTGTCATCGAGTCACCGGCTCTTCGTCAGCGGATCATTGAAAATGGTCACGCATCCTATTTACAGGATTTCACTGAATCCGCGGCACTTAGAAACTGGAAGGATTTTTTTCTCTCAATTTTATAAAAAATTCCAAATAAATTAATTAACTTATATGAAAGCAAATTAATGTTAGATGGTACTTTCAGAACGTATTGAAGTCGTGAAACAAGTACCTTATGAAGAAAACCTTCGGTAAAAGCATCGCTTTTAAACAAGCAAAAACCGCCGCAATTGCTGCCGTTCTGGTGGGGTTTATTTTCAGCGCAGCGCAGCTTGCCTACGACTATGCCACTGAAAAAGAAGACAATCGTAAAACAGCTAATCACATCCTGAATACCATGCGTGGCCCTGCAAGTGAAGCAGCCTACAATCTTAGCAGCGAACTCGCTGAAAAAGTTCTGGATGGAATGATGGAAAATCCCCAGGTGCAGTCTGCGGCTATTTACGCCAAATTCGGCTTTAACACGCAGGAAACCCTCGCAACCAGAACCCGAGATCAATCCAACGAAGCAATTTCTGCGCTCGCCAGCCTTGTCGCTCCTCAGGAAGAAAACTACCATATCGAATTAGTAGAAACATCCACTAATCAACTTATTGGCTCCATGCAGTTAAAAATGGATCCAAACGTTCTCGCTGCTACATTTCTTGACCGG carries:
- a CDS encoding group III truncated hemoglobin gives rise to the protein MYPRDPETGRLIRPIRIPNDQIVTMVDRFYEKVRAHSELGPIFNNTIGDKWDHHLPKMYSFWSSVLNSSGTYSGNPMAAHITLKEKVVPPNFGQWLTLFKETLDELFVPEDVEFIYGKASNIAQSLSLGMFYNPASPHHIPPEAS
- a CDS encoding LysR family transcriptional regulator — its product is MASFKDMTAFVAVVEHNGFSKAGRELRLTTAVVSARVANLEKHLGVRLLNRTTRQVTPTDEALQYYEECKSILRQVEAAETHLSSRRLNPSGSVKITAPTVLGRRHVAPILPALQALYPELEIRLSLTDEIVDIVGEGVDIAVRIAPLKDSSLKSIHLANCPRILCASPEYLKQYGTPQKSEDLLEHSCLLLRFPGSTQFQWIFEGEEKVQKFSVKGSLDSNNGDVLRQWALEGQGIALKSVWEIQSELRSGKLVHVLPELHPKNVAISALYPQGHITPPKVRVTLDHLKKHFQNDPIFQEASGGI
- a CDS encoding urate hydroxylase PuuD; the encoded protein is MGFDFMEWLQLGIRWIHIITGIAWIGASFYFIWLDMNLVPPKQGGQKDKDGVGGELWAIHGGGFYEVQKYRVAPPAFPDHLHWFKYEAYFTWISGFALLAVLYYFGAEIYLIDKSVADISTDTAILIGIGSLVGGWVVYDLLCRTPLIKHQGVFGLVLFVLLTLAAWGLSHVFSGRGAYIHVGAIIGTIMAANVLMIIMPGQRALVSAVEKGEQPDPAPGIKAKQRSLHNNYFTLPVLFIMISNHYPGTFGHEYGWLVLAGLALVGILVRHFFNMKNQGRAKQGFVLLPISFVLFFVIAYMASPNKEVDTSGPKVGFNQVFQIMQDRCVSCHSANPSNEDFRPAPKGVKLDTAEEILREVRRIRQQVVDTDAMPLGNITEMTEEERKLLGQWIAQGAGKD
- a CDS encoding glycosyltransferase, with protein sequence MENDLKLMQAIGGAGHGGAENFFVNLTLAFERNQLSQKVVTRPNEVRDRLLAEGNVDVHHAKFGGMLDFSTKRTLQKIADDYQPDIFLSWMSRAASLTPKGPFPKVARMGGYYKLKYFQKCDHMVGITQHLCDYMVEQGWPADKVHYIPNFINWSPSPAISRAEFDTPNDVPLLLCLGRLHQVKGLDTAIRALAKVPDAHLWIAGDGPLKEELKKLSEDLSLTNRIRFLGWRTDKEALLATADIVVFPSRQEGFGNVILEAWASKTPMVATAAQGPAAYIKQGETGMIGEIDNVKELATNLTAVIESPALRQRIIENGHASYLQDFTESAALRNWKDFFLSIL
- a CDS encoding cysteine desulfurase family protein, whose translation is MTQYSADNPLFLDHMSTTPVAPQVQQVMADCLNKPHAPPKSKRLITQAQSSVADLIGAKSDEIIFTSGATEANNLAILGSCSGQTPKTILTTAIEHSSVLAPIRQLEKSGFNIEFLRLNSNGTVDLDALATKLKQPNVALISIQGANNELPIRQPIEHIAQMTKKAGSLFHVDASQSIIGQHLDVSQFPVDMVSLSSQKIYGPQGIGALFVRRNVNLRPLMFGGEQQYGLRPGTMPLFLILGFAKACELAKENALSDKAHLNMLKEEFVTILSKTTNRFALHSGSPNSGNPSLISIHMDGVQAEEILDRLPELTISTGAACEREQGRPSHVLNALGYDAIIAAETLRIGMGRYVTRQDAHYAANMIASLLK